The following coding sequences lie in one Spinacia oleracea cultivar Varoflay chromosome 1, BTI_SOV_V1, whole genome shotgun sequence genomic window:
- the LOC110786774 gene encoding uncharacterized protein, with protein sequence MASSKAVVVFGLLFAVFLFISSEVHARQLTETQVTTDGYHGGHGHGHGHGHGHVEEEKKEVNPEGYGHGHGHGHGHVEEEKKEVNPEGYGHGHGHGHGLLEKNEVNPEGYGHGHGHGGHGHGHSLLKKDEINPEGYGHGHGHGHGHGHDLVEKDEINPEGYGHGHGHGGHGHGLLEKEEVNLEGYGHGHGHGHGHDHGLQEKDEVNPEGYGHGHGHGHGHGHGLLEKDEVNPEGYGHVHGHGHGLLEKEEVNLEGYGHGHGRGHGHGHSHDVSEKNEVNPEGYGHGHGHGHGHGPLEKDEVKPEGYGHGHGHGYGHGHGLLEKDEVNPEGYGHGHGHGHGHGHGLLENDEVNPEGYGYHHGHGHYPPKIEESKVNLEGYAHGYGYGHGSHGHGGHYPPKEESGN encoded by the exons ATGGCTTCTTCAAAGGCTGTTGTTGTTTTTGGCCTTCTCTTTGCTGTTTTTCTTTTTATATCATCCGAGGTTCATGCTCGTCAACTAACTGAAACTC AGGTAACGACGGATGGATACCATGGAGGGCATGGTCATGGTCACGGTCACGGTCACGGTCATGTAGAAGAAGAGAAAAAGGAAGTTAACCCAGAAGGTTATGGTCATGGTCACGGTCACGGTCATGGTCATGTAgaagaagagaaaaaagaaGTTAACCCAGAAGGTTATGGTCACGGTCATGGTCATGGTCACGGTCTCTTAGAGAAGAACGAGGTTAACCCTGAAGGTTATGGTCACGGACATGGTCATGGAGGTCATGGTCATGGCCACAGTCTCTTAAAGAAAGACGAAATTAACCCTGAAGGTTATGGTCACGGGCATGGTCACGGACATGGACACGGTCACGATCTCGTAGAGAAGGACGAAATCAACCCTGAAGGTTATGGTCACGGGCATGGTCATGGAGGTCACGGTCATGGTCTCTTAGAGAAAGAAGAAGTTAACCTTGAAGGTTACGGCCACGGGCATGGTCACGGACATGGACACGATCACGGCCTCCAAGAAAAGGATGAAGTTAATCCTGAAGGATATGGTCATGGGCATGGTCACGGACATGGTCATGGTCACGGTTTATTAGAGAAGGACGAAGTTAACCCCGAAGGTTATGGTCACGTGCATGGGCATGGTCACGGTCTATTAGAGAAGGAGGAAGTAAACCTTGAAGGTTATGGTCATGGACACGGCCGTGGCCACGGTCACGGTCACAGTCATGATGTTTCAGAAAAGAATGAAGTTAACCCTGAAGGTTATGGTCATGGACATGGTCACGGTCACGGTCATGGTCCCTTAGAGAAGGATGAAGTGAAACCTGAAGGTTACGGTCACGGACATGGTCATGGTTATGGTCACGGTCACGGTCTCTTAGAGAAGGATGAAGTTAACCCTGAAGGTTATGGTCACGGACATGGCCATGGTCATGGTCATGGTCACGGTCTCTTAGAGAATGATGAAGTTAACCCCGAAGGATATGGATATCATCATGGACATGGTCACTATCCCCCGAAAATAGAGGAAAGTAAGGTAAACTTAGAGGGTTATGCACATGGTTATGGTTATGGCCACGGAAGTCATGGTCACGGTGGCCACTATCCACCAAAGGAAGAAAGTGGTAACTAA
- the LOC110786755 gene encoding uncharacterized protein has translation MASITLFELHLFHSIDRAVFSRLVTTLKIQASQALLIMALWLWLEDAKQCVIISKLVELTDNLLDAVANEAALCINCLKTKTPTTHGGSLHLISRMMGKEITLKHICDMKYTGISCVKAFLKEVCAWIFTDILFKVLPMSSNFNINRPLFIPGFPHPIFGLLEIKIMPLSIIVPVRGLRGWDLKFEAPIDDRTLFLTFSRGFPVPQTEVQQFFIQMCGEYCIESFQMEPIKDSLKTQSLYARMALRSVAYMDQIMRGKHVGKFRSKGKHIWARKFERRDP, from the coding sequence ATGGCTTCCATCACACTCTTTGAACTTCATTTGTTCCATTCCATTGATCGTGCCGTCTTTTCAAGGTTGGTCACAACCTTAAAAATACAAGCATCTCAAGCCTTGTTGATCATGGCCTTGTGGCTTTGGCTAGAGGATGCAAAACAATGTGTAATCATAAGCAAACTAGTAGAGTTAACCGATAACCTTCTTGATGCTGTGGCTAATGAAGCCGCTTTGTGCATAAACTGTCTTAAAACTAAAACGCCGACAACTCACGGTGGTAGCCTCCATCTAATATCTAGAATGATGGGAAAagaaataactttgaaacatatTTGTGATATGAAATATACCGGTATTAGTTGTGTAAAAGCTTTTTTAAAAGAAGTTTGTGCTTGGATTTTTACTGACATTTTATTCAAAGTTTTACCAATGTCATcaaattttaatataaataggCCTCTCTTTATTCCTGGTTTTCCTCATCCTATCTTTGGTTTGCTTGAAATCAAGATCATGCCTTTGAGTATTATCGTTCCTGTTAGAGGGTTAAGGGGTTGGGACCTCAAATTTGAAGCTCCTATTGACGATAGGACCCTTTTCCTCACTTTTTCAAGAGGTTTTCCAGTTCCTCAAACCGAAGTACAACAATTCTTCATACAAATGTGTGGAGAATATTGTATAGAGAGCTTTCAGATGGAACCCATCAAAGACTCATTAAAGACACAATCTTTGTACGCTCGAATGGCTTTACGTTCTGTTGCATACATGGATCAAATTATGCGAGGTAAACACGTTGGTAAATTTCGTTCTAAAGGTAAGCACATTTGGGCTAGGAAGTTTGAACGTCGTGATCCTTGA